A DNA window from Carnobacterium funditum DSM 5970 contains the following coding sequences:
- a CDS encoding metal-sensitive transcriptional regulator, translating to MENKKNEYKPNIKVINRIKRSEGQMRGVLKMIEEGQDCKNLVTQLSAIRTSIDRAMGIIVAENLVECVADNSSSHEESIQEAIDLLVKSR from the coding sequence TTGGAAAATAAAAAAAATGAATATAAACCAAATATAAAAGTAATCAATCGGATAAAAAGATCTGAGGGTCAAATGAGAGGTGTTTTAAAGATGATTGAAGAGGGGCAGGACTGTAAAAATCTTGTCACACAATTATCTGCTATACGTACGAGTATTGACCGAGCTATGGGGATTATAGTAGCTGAAAATCTAGTAGAATGTGTCGCTGATAATAGTTCTAGTCATGAAGAGAGTATTCAAGAAGCTATTGATTTGTTAGTTAAAAGTAGATAA
- the yidD gene encoding membrane protein insertion efficiency factor YidD, translating to MKKILIKSIKGYQKGISPMFPPTCRYYPTCSSYTIEAIERHGSLKGTVMGTARILRCHPFVRGGYDPVPTKFTLKRNQKKNNRD from the coding sequence ATGAAAAAAATTCTTATCAAAAGTATCAAAGGCTATCAAAAAGGTATTTCTCCGATGTTTCCGCCGACTTGTCGTTATTATCCAACCTGTTCAAGTTATACAATTGAAGCTATTGAACGACATGGTTCCTTAAAAGGAACAGTAATGGGTACCGCTAGAATATTAAGATGCCATCCATTTGTTCGTGGTGGGTATGATCCTGTTCCAACTAAATTTACTTTAAAGAGAAATCAAAAAAAAAATAATAGGGATTAA
- a CDS encoding ABC transporter ATP-binding protein — MKTLKILWSYSMKKKSYFLVGLILLNLAVITDLSGPLVIRYVIDDIIAPSGESSLEANKLLVFLSIFLILALLTALFRYFSFLLLTVGANIVVKLIRNELYTHVQKLPIRYFDTVAAGKIVSRITNDTEQLRIFYVISVGQMLTNFSYLIGIYIALFQLNSFYALLSFALIPIFLFWAIIYQKYAAPVNKKIRQLVGEINGKLNETIRGMTIIQAFQQEESIEKEFDETNNKWFDYSQKFVLLDSIASYSFVEVIKSFSLLLLILYFGRSYLDESLIVTVGVLYVFIDYTTRLFQPIQGIVSQWSYLQTALASAERVFDIVDLPVEVESKQDFESLKNKIVFDQVYFSYKKDDYVLKNINFKTKKGETTALIGHTGSGKSSIINLLFRFYDPDKGAVYLDDYTTTSISRKSIRKQMGIVLQDPYLFKGTIASNITLNDPTISREKVKEAIKAVGGEVLLRDMPLGIDEPVTEKGSTLSSGQKQLISFARALAFNPAILILDEATANIDTETEELIQNAMNVVKEGRTTFIIAHRLSTIQYADQILVMNKGEIVERGDHATLLSLNGEYAKMYKAQSEERATNDSLDFETINLK, encoded by the coding sequence ATGAAAACTTTAAAAATACTTTGGTCTTATTCAATGAAGAAAAAAAGCTATTTTTTAGTAGGACTGATACTATTAAATCTAGCTGTAATAACTGATTTAAGCGGTCCACTAGTCATTCGTTATGTGATTGATGATATTATTGCGCCTTCAGGTGAATCGTCGCTTGAAGCAAATAAATTGTTGGTGTTTTTGAGTATTTTTTTAATTTTGGCTCTCTTAACAGCACTTTTTCGCTATTTCAGTTTCTTATTGTTAACTGTAGGTGCTAATATAGTTGTAAAGTTAATAAGGAATGAATTATACACTCACGTACAAAAATTGCCAATTCGTTATTTTGATACAGTTGCCGCTGGTAAAATTGTTTCTCGTATAACGAACGATACGGAACAACTTCGTATTTTTTATGTAATTTCAGTTGGCCAAATGTTAACAAATTTTAGTTATTTAATCGGTATCTATATTGCTTTATTTCAGTTAAATAGTTTTTATGCTTTACTATCGTTTGCATTGATCCCTATATTTTTATTTTGGGCAATTATTTACCAAAAATATGCAGCACCAGTTAATAAAAAAATTCGCCAATTAGTTGGAGAAATAAATGGAAAGTTAAATGAAACGATTCGAGGCATGACCATTATTCAGGCTTTTCAACAAGAAGAATCGATTGAAAAAGAATTTGATGAGACTAATAACAAATGGTTTGATTACAGTCAAAAATTTGTGTTATTAGATTCAATCGCATCTTATAGCTTTGTAGAGGTTATAAAAAGCTTTTCACTGCTACTATTGATTTTATATTTCGGAAGGAGCTATCTAGATGAGTCGCTTATAGTAACAGTTGGAGTTCTGTACGTTTTCATTGATTATACTACTCGTTTATTTCAACCGATACAAGGAATTGTTTCTCAATGGTCTTATTTACAAACTGCGTTAGCATCAGCAGAACGTGTTTTTGATATAGTTGATTTACCAGTTGAAGTAGAAAGTAAGCAAGATTTTGAGTCATTAAAGAATAAAATAGTTTTTGACCAAGTGTATTTTTCTTATAAAAAAGACGATTATGTATTGAAAAATATCAACTTTAAAACAAAAAAAGGAGAAACAACAGCTTTAATAGGTCACACTGGATCAGGTAAAAGTTCTATTATAAACTTGCTTTTTCGTTTTTATGATCCTGATAAAGGTGCTGTTTATCTAGATGACTATACTACGACATCTATTTCACGAAAAAGTATACGGAAGCAAATGGGAATTGTGTTACAAGATCCTTATTTATTTAAAGGAACAATTGCATCAAATATTACGTTAAATGATCCAACAATATCACGTGAAAAAGTTAAAGAGGCTATTAAAGCTGTTGGTGGAGAAGTCCTATTGCGAGATATGCCTTTAGGGATTGATGAACCTGTAACAGAAAAGGGGAGTACTTTGTCATCTGGACAAAAACAGTTAATCTCTTTTGCTCGTGCACTAGCATTTAATCCAGCAATTTTAATATTAGATGAAGCTACTGCTAACATTGATACGGAAACAGAAGAATTAATTCAAAATGCTATGAACGTTGTGAAAGAAGGTAGAACTACATTTATTATTGCCCATAGATTATCTACCATCCAATATGCAGACCAAATCTTGGTTATGAATAAAGGGGAAATAGTAGAAAGAGGAGACCACGCTACTTTATTAAGTTTGAATGGCGAGTACGCTAAAATGTACAAGGCACAATCAGAAGAGAGAGCAACTAATGATTCTCTTGATTTTGAAACGATTAACTTAAAATAA
- a CDS encoding ABC transporter ATP-binding protein yields the protein MFHLFKKLTPFFLENKKRYGWAIFAMLIGNGLVLIPPFIIGQVIDGIYLNELTDKILIRQTFLFIFSIIFSYGIEIFWGYQLFGGKNVLTNKLRGQLMNHFLKMRSVFYQKFRTGDLMARATNDLDAISEMAGYGIMITMDSTAFFGVILLTMFLSVSWKLTLACILPLPILGYLLKRLGDQVHVRYKESQDAFAEINDEVLEAVEGIRVIRAYGRQEAMSAQFDSKTSEVLQKNISVAKINSAFQPLIKITLGLSYVLAFGLGAILVSRNELTIGQLVSFQVYLSMLIWPIQSIGELINLLQQGNASMDRVMEVLNADDQMENKGYKNILENETIKFEQVFFSYPDSKKLSLKQINLEVPRDTTLGIVGKTGSGKTTLIRQLLREFPSGQGQITIGDVPLGEIKQEHLSSKIGYVPQEHILFSGTIRDNIAFGKKDASGKEIKEALRLANFEKDIDRMPEGVDTQIGERGISLSGGQKQRIAIARALIKDSAILILDDSLSAVDVETEKKIIHNLKQNRKHKTTIIITHRLSSVYHAKQIIVMDNGMITEKGTHKELMDKKGWYEKQFIRQQLKEEE from the coding sequence ATGTTTCATTTATTTAAAAAGCTAACTCCTTTTTTTTTAGAGAATAAAAAAAGATATGGATGGGCAATTTTTGCTATGTTGATCGGAAATGGACTCGTTTTGATTCCTCCTTTTATTATTGGACAGGTAATCGATGGAATTTACTTGAATGAATTAACAGATAAAATATTGATTAGACAAACTTTTTTATTTATTTTTTCTATTATTTTTTCTTATGGAATTGAAATTTTTTGGGGTTATCAACTATTTGGCGGGAAAAATGTGTTAACTAATAAGTTACGCGGACAATTAATGAATCATTTTTTAAAGATGCGTTCTGTATTTTATCAAAAATTTAGAACAGGTGATTTAATGGCACGGGCTACAAATGATTTGGATGCTATTTCTGAAATGGCTGGATATGGCATTATGATTACGATGGATTCTACAGCTTTTTTTGGTGTTATTCTTTTAACCATGTTTTTATCGGTGTCTTGGAAGCTAACTTTAGCCTGTATTTTACCGCTACCTATATTAGGATACTTATTAAAAAGATTAGGTGATCAGGTACATGTCCGCTATAAAGAATCGCAAGATGCTTTTGCTGAAATTAATGATGAAGTATTAGAAGCCGTAGAAGGTATCCGAGTTATAAGAGCATATGGAAGACAAGAAGCTATGTCAGCTCAGTTTGATTCAAAAACATCAGAGGTTTTACAAAAAAACATCTCTGTTGCAAAAATAAATTCTGCTTTTCAACCACTAATAAAAATTACATTGGGACTAAGTTATGTCCTTGCCTTTGGATTAGGAGCTATTTTAGTTTCTAGAAACGAACTAACTATTGGACAGTTAGTTTCATTTCAAGTTTATCTTAGTATGTTGATTTGGCCAATTCAGTCAATAGGTGAACTAATTAATCTACTCCAACAAGGAAATGCTTCGATGGATCGTGTGATGGAAGTATTGAATGCAGATGATCAAATGGAGAATAAAGGCTATAAGAATATTTTGGAAAATGAAACGATAAAATTTGAACAGGTTTTTTTTAGTTATCCAGATTCAAAGAAACTGAGCTTAAAACAAATTAATTTGGAAGTTCCAAGAGACACAACCTTGGGAATTGTTGGCAAAACAGGAAGTGGAAAAACAACACTTATTCGTCAATTATTAAGAGAATTCCCGAGTGGCCAAGGACAGATTACCATCGGAGATGTTCCGCTTGGTGAGATAAAGCAAGAGCACCTAAGTTCAAAAATTGGATATGTCCCTCAAGAACATATTTTATTTTCTGGTACAATTCGTGATAATATTGCTTTTGGGAAAAAAGACGCATCAGGAAAAGAAATAAAAGAGGCATTAAGATTGGCAAACTTTGAAAAAGATATCGATAGAATGCCAGAGGGAGTGGATACTCAAATTGGAGAAAGAGGTATTTCACTCTCGGGTGGTCAAAAACAGCGGATAGCTATTGCTAGGGCTTTAATTAAAGATTCAGCTATTTTAATTTTAGATGATTCTTTATCAGCTGTTGATGTTGAGACAGAAAAAAAGATTATTCACAATTTAAAACAAAACCGAAAACATAAAACAACCATTATTATCACTCATCGTTTATCTTCTGTCTATCATGCAAAACAAATTATTGTGATGGATAACGGTATGATAACTGAAAAAGGGACACACAAAGAATTAATGGACAAAAAAGGTTGGTACGAAAAACAATTTATTCGTCAGCAATTGAAAGAGGAGGAATAA
- the trmL gene encoding tRNA (uridine(34)/cytosine(34)/5-carboxymethylaminomethyluridine(34)-2'-O)-methyltransferase TrmL has protein sequence MTNHIVLFEPQIPANTGNIARTCAGTNTHLHLIEPLGFSTDDKHLKRAGLDYWNDVNITYHPNLSAFMETVGSDYLYLITKFGHRTYSEPNYSNPEENYYFMFGKETTGLPEEFMRKHEENCLRIPMDDTHVRSLNLSNTAAILVYEALRQQNFMDMELTHHYENDKLD, from the coding sequence ATGACGAATCATATTGTATTATTTGAACCACAAATACCAGCTAATACTGGAAATATAGCCAGAACATGCGCCGGTACGAACACACATTTGCATTTGATTGAACCATTAGGTTTTTCAACAGATGATAAACATCTTAAAAGAGCAGGATTAGATTATTGGAATGATGTAAACATTACGTATCATCCCAATTTATCGGCTTTCATGGAGACGGTCGGAAGCGATTATCTGTACTTGATTACTAAATTTGGGCATCGTACATATAGTGAACCAAATTATTCTAATCCAGAAGAAAACTACTATTTTATGTTTGGAAAAGAAACAACAGGCTTACCAGAAGAATTTATGAGAAAGCACGAAGAAAATTGCTTAAGAATTCCTATGGATGATACGCATGTACGTTCGTTGAACTTATCCAATACAGCAGCTATTTTAGTATATGAAGCACTACGTCAACAAAATTTTATGGATATGGAATTAACACACCACTACGAGAATGATAAGTTAGATTAA
- the queG gene encoding tRNA epoxyqueuosine(34) reductase QueG produces MVILQVELKEKIIEESQRLGINKIGFTTAEPFSDLENKLIAQQEKGHHSGFEHKNIKERIHPELIFKSPRSIISIALAYPTKIENPPERIKGERRGEFARASWGTDYHVILREKMNQLIEYIRKEAGDSVTYKPMVDTGELVDVAVAKRAGLGFVGRNGLLITKEFGSYVYLGEIITNLNFPIDEEIPFGCGDCTRCVGACPTGALLGDGRMNAKQCLSYQTQAKGMMPEEFRRRMGHVIYGCDICQVVCPYNKGKNARFHPEMEPDPETVMPKLKPLLTISNRDFKETFGYMAGSWRGKKPIQRNAIIALGNYRDKSALPDLLHCVEKDPRPVIRGTAAWSIAKIVSYKDEMIIEFLEEALESEIDEEAKVEISQAIASIHIKKEKRK; encoded by the coding sequence TTGGTCATTTTACAGGTAGAGTTGAAAGAAAAAATTATTGAAGAAAGTCAACGATTAGGAATTAACAAAATTGGTTTTACAACGGCAGAACCTTTTTCAGATTTAGAAAATAAACTGATAGCCCAACAAGAAAAAGGACACCATTCTGGATTTGAACACAAGAACATTAAAGAACGAATTCATCCTGAATTGATTTTCAAAAGCCCACGTTCCATTATTTCAATTGCTTTAGCCTATCCGACTAAAATAGAAAATCCTCCAGAGCGTATAAAAGGTGAAAGACGTGGCGAATTTGCTCGAGCTTCTTGGGGAACGGATTATCATGTTATTTTACGAGAGAAAATGAATCAGTTAATTGAGTATATTCGTAAAGAAGCTGGCGATTCAGTTACTTATAAGCCAATGGTTGATACGGGCGAATTAGTAGATGTTGCTGTTGCTAAAAGAGCAGGACTAGGTTTTGTTGGTAGGAATGGTTTGTTGATTACCAAGGAATTTGGTTCGTATGTTTATTTAGGTGAAATTATAACTAATTTAAATTTCCCAATTGATGAAGAGATTCCTTTTGGTTGTGGTGACTGCACAAGATGCGTGGGTGCTTGTCCTACTGGAGCTTTATTGGGAGATGGACGTATGAATGCGAAACAATGTCTTTCTTACCAAACTCAAGCAAAAGGCATGATGCCTGAAGAATTTCGCAGACGAATGGGACATGTCATTTATGGGTGTGATATTTGCCAAGTAGTTTGTCCATATAACAAGGGAAAAAATGCTCGATTTCATCCAGAAATGGAACCAGACCCAGAGACTGTTATGCCGAAATTAAAACCGCTTCTTACTATAAGCAATAGAGACTTTAAAGAAACCTTTGGCTACATGGCTGGTTCATGGCGAGGAAAGAAACCCATACAAAGAAATGCGATTATTGCTTTGGGAAACTATCGTGACAAATCAGCTTTACCTGATTTGCTACATTGTGTGGAGAAAGATCCACGTCCTGTTATTCGTGGAACAGCAGCCTGGTCGATAGCTAAGATTGTTTCTTATAAAGATGAAATGATTATTGAATTTTTAGAAGAAGCATTAGAAAGCGAAATAGACGAAGAAGCTAAAGTTGAAATAAGTCAGGCTATTGCTTCTATTCATATAAAAAAAGAAAAAAGAAAGTAA
- a CDS encoding methyltransferase domain-containing protein translates to MKKIELANQFLQNNMDLFECPVCHFKIKKIEKHSLKCTNGHSFDLSKKGTLYFLSKGSKNEYNKKMLEARYKIAQAGLFNPLLEAIYEHIENKKDGSLLDVGCGEGSQLDYLTQLGLSGNKIGFDISKDAIQLAAGNFTSALFCVADLAQSPFATKKYDTLLNIFSPSNYEEFERLLKSNGIIIKVVPEKDYLIELRKLLYHDQKEKQTYSNQLVVDKFKEHFLEIETKRISYSFSLTRQDFLDLMEMTPLSWGASTEAKQYALDHPLSSVTVDVCLLIGKNKA, encoded by the coding sequence GTGAAAAAAATAGAATTAGCTAATCAATTTTTACAAAATAATATGGATTTATTCGAATGTCCAGTCTGTCATTTTAAAATTAAAAAAATTGAAAAACATAGTTTAAAATGTACAAATGGTCATTCATTCGACTTATCAAAAAAAGGGACCCTCTATTTCTTATCAAAAGGTTCAAAAAATGAATACAATAAAAAAATGCTAGAAGCGAGGTATAAGATTGCGCAAGCCGGTCTATTCAACCCTTTGTTAGAAGCGATTTATGAACACATTGAAAATAAGAAAGATGGTAGTTTATTAGATGTAGGTTGCGGTGAAGGATCTCAGTTGGATTATTTAACACAATTGGGTTTATCTGGAAATAAAATTGGATTTGATATATCTAAAGATGCTATACAATTAGCAGCTGGTAACTTTACAAGTGCTCTTTTTTGTGTGGCAGACTTAGCCCAATCTCCTTTTGCAACAAAAAAATACGATACATTATTAAATATCTTCTCGCCTTCAAATTATGAAGAATTTGAACGTTTACTAAAATCGAATGGAATTATTATAAAAGTTGTTCCCGAAAAAGATTATTTGATTGAACTACGAAAGTTACTTTATCATGATCAAAAAGAAAAACAAACCTATTCTAATCAGTTAGTTGTTGATAAGTTTAAAGAACATTTTTTAGAAATTGAAACAAAACGAATTAGCTATTCATTTTCTTTAACAAGACAAGACTTTTTAGATTTAATGGAGATGACGCCTTTAAGTTGGGGAGCTAGTACAGAAGCAAAGCAATATGCATTAGATCATCCATTATCAAGTGTTACTGTTGATGTTTGTTTATTAATAGGTAAGAATAAAGCGTGA
- a CDS encoding DUF2188 domain-containing protein, giving the protein MPWNMTDYPASLKKIDPLLRKKTIDIANALLENGYKDDRAIPIAISQAKEWINNASEKEIYELKKENNLNKNDKHETSGGNIDLLDNDVIVFYTADRWAVKTKGAKQISETFDMKIRAVSRAKEIAANKESKIIIYNKDGTREN; this is encoded by the coding sequence ATGCCATGGAATATGACTGATTACCCAGCTTCTTTAAAAAAAATCGACCCATTACTCCGAAAAAAAACGATCGACATTGCTAACGCTTTGCTAGAAAATGGTTATAAAGATGACCGTGCAATTCCTATTGCAATTTCTCAAGCTAAAGAATGGATAAACAATGCTAGCGAAAAAGAAATATACGAACTAAAAAAAGAGAACAATCTTAATAAAAATGATAAACATGAGACATCTGGCGGGAACATTGATTTATTAGATAACGATGTAATTGTTTTTTATACTGCTGATCGATGGGCAGTAAAAACAAAAGGAGCTAAACAAATTAGTGAAACTTTTGATATGAAAATCAGAGCAGTGTCACGTGCTAAAGAGATTGCAGCCAACAAGGAATCAAAAATTATAATTTACAATAAAGATGGTACTAGAGAAAATTAA
- a CDS encoding aminotransferase class I/II-fold pyridoxal phosphate-dependent enzyme has translation MNFQKKPRNQKLIFLEEEYNEYVKNPMNLNITRGIPSEDQLMLSEKMLGILKKPEDFLSNNTIDIRNYGELTGILEAKKLFSTILGSEMEEIIIGGNSSLSLMYLVLTTKLFMGSTPWKKDGPIKFLCPSPGYDRHFSMAEKLGFEMIPVEMDENGPNMTKIERLVVQDASIKGIWCVPTYSNPTGIIYSDEVVDRLAKMPTKASNFTIMWDNAYVVHHLTEDVKVAKNILKACKKAGYPERPWMFCSTSKITFPGAGVSAVAASGKNTAMLAKELSYQTIGFDKLNQMRHVKFLGNRKQLAKHMQKHATILKPKFDLIQKKLNERFKGSDLLTWSDPKGGYFVHLTTMDGCATKIVESLDKIGVKVTKAGATYPKGDNPKDNSIRLAPTSVELTDLEQAMDAIGLCIEMVSLKENMK, from the coding sequence ATGAATTTTCAAAAAAAACCAAGGAATCAAAAATTAATTTTTCTAGAAGAAGAATACAATGAATATGTTAAGAATCCAATGAATTTAAATATTACACGGGGTATCCCGAGCGAAGATCAGTTGATGTTGTCTGAGAAAATGTTAGGTATACTTAAAAAACCTGAAGACTTTCTGAGCAATAATACAATTGATATCCGTAATTATGGAGAGTTAACCGGTATTCTAGAAGCAAAAAAATTATTTTCTACTATTTTAGGATCAGAAATGGAAGAAATAATTATTGGTGGCAATTCAAGTTTGAGTTTAATGTATTTAGTTTTAACAACAAAATTATTTATGGGATCAACACCTTGGAAAAAAGATGGACCGATCAAGTTCCTATGTCCAAGCCCAGGTTATGACCGACATTTTTCAATGGCTGAAAAGTTAGGTTTCGAAATGATTCCAGTTGAGATGGATGAAAATGGACCAAATATGACAAAAATTGAACGTTTAGTAGTCCAAGATGCATCTATCAAGGGAATTTGGTGTGTTCCTACCTATAGTAATCCAACCGGTATTATTTATTCAGATGAAGTTGTTGACCGTTTAGCAAAAATGCCTACTAAAGCATCAAACTTTACTATTATGTGGGATAATGCTTATGTTGTTCACCATTTAACTGAGGATGTTAAAGTTGCAAAAAATATATTAAAAGCATGTAAAAAAGCTGGTTATCCAGAACGCCCCTGGATGTTTTGTTCAACTTCAAAAATTACTTTTCCAGGAGCAGGTGTTTCAGCAGTGGCTGCTTCAGGAAAAAATACAGCTATGTTAGCAAAAGAATTAAGTTATCAGACTATCGGTTTTGACAAATTAAATCAAATGCGACATGTAAAATTTTTGGGAAATAGGAAACAATTAGCAAAACATATGCAGAAACATGCCACTATATTAAAACCTAAATTTGATTTGATTCAAAAAAAATTAAATGAGCGATTTAAAGGTAGTGATTTGTTAACTTGGAGCGATCCAAAAGGTGGTTATTTTGTCCATTTAACAACTATGGATGGATGTGCTACGAAAATTGTTGAATCACTGGATAAGATTGGAGTTAAAGTGACTAAAGCAGGAGCAACCTATCCGAAAGGAGATAACCCAAAAGATAATAGTATTCGTTTAGCTCCGACTTCAGTCGAACTAACTGATTTAGAACAAGCGATGGATGCAATTGGATTGTGCATTGAGATGGTTAGTTTAAAAGAAAATATGAAATAG
- a CDS encoding phosphoenolpyruvate carboxykinase (ATP) has translation MSTKETFQKSEIIKENPIFSPLRSVVETAMYSNNVKEITNISQAYDLAWQSPGTIVTDLLVKYPEKLGLPNDAKVLVENGGAIVGRTAIARRIVGNNKEEDIKLAGITREAVYQGSLKKRYKASAYVGLDKEFMIKAHLSVPAGQENNLYSWLLNFQITNEFYNDMYSHSHEIDAGDIYIYSDPYWKHPDYPLGLAYFDTDHNAAIILGMNYFGELKKATLTLAWGTAHRIGFASCHGGQKKFELSDHTNYVSAFFGLSGSGKSTLTHAKHDGKYPIEVLHDDAFIISLTDGSSIALEPSYFDKTQDYPSDHEEVDYFVTAQNVAVTLDSAKNKVLLTEDVRNGNGRTVKSRYSTPNRVDRFEEPINAIYWIMKDDSLPPVIKVDDPILAASFGATLATKRSTAERLKEGVDMNKLVIVPYANPFRVYPLSEDYEQFKYLFEVNGIDCYIINTGFFLDKKITPSITLGSIESIVDATAKFESFGTIEHLSYMKIEGYEPDFEDKAYKELVRERLQMRVDHIIEMNVEGGLDILPNEVLIAMNNTIKD, from the coding sequence ATGTCAACAAAAGAAACTTTTCAAAAATCAGAAATTATAAAAGAGAACCCTATTTTTTCACCATTACGTTCTGTGGTCGAGACAGCTATGTACAGTAATAATGTGAAAGAAATAACGAATATAAGCCAAGCATATGATCTAGCTTGGCAATCTCCAGGTACAATAGTGACAGATTTGTTAGTAAAATATCCAGAAAAATTAGGTCTTCCAAACGATGCAAAAGTATTAGTAGAAAATGGCGGAGCAATTGTTGGGAGAACCGCTATTGCGAGAAGAATTGTTGGCAACAATAAAGAAGAGGATATAAAATTAGCTGGAATTACTAGAGAGGCTGTTTATCAAGGATCTTTAAAAAAACGTTATAAAGCGAGTGCATACGTGGGTTTAGATAAAGAATTTATGATTAAAGCCCATCTTTCTGTTCCAGCAGGGCAGGAAAATAATTTGTATTCTTGGTTACTAAATTTTCAAATTACAAATGAGTTTTATAATGATATGTATTCTCATTCACATGAGATAGATGCAGGAGATATTTATATTTATTCTGATCCTTACTGGAAACATCCCGATTATCCTCTTGGCTTAGCTTATTTTGATACAGATCATAATGCAGCTATAATTCTGGGGATGAATTATTTTGGGGAATTAAAAAAAGCAACATTAACTTTGGCATGGGGAACGGCTCATAGAATTGGTTTTGCTTCTTGTCATGGTGGACAAAAAAAATTCGAGCTTTCTGATCATACGAATTATGTTTCAGCTTTCTTTGGTTTATCTGGATCAGGTAAATCAACACTGACACATGCTAAGCATGATGGCAAATACCCAATTGAAGTCTTACATGATGATGCGTTTATTATTTCGTTAACAGATGGATCATCAATTGCATTAGAACCTTCTTATTTTGATAAGACACAAGATTACCCTTCAGATCATGAAGAAGTAGATTACTTTGTAACGGCACAAAATGTGGCTGTAACATTAGATAGTGCTAAAAATAAGGTCTTGTTGACTGAAGATGTAAGAAATGGAAATGGACGTACCGTGAAATCGCGTTATTCTACACCGAATAGAGTTGATCGATTCGAGGAACCAATTAATGCTATCTACTGGATTATGAAAGATGATAGCCTTCCACCAGTTATTAAAGTTGATGATCCGATTTTAGCAGCTAGTTTTGGTGCTACACTCGCTACAAAACGTTCGACAGCTGAGCGCTTAAAAGAAGGTGTAGATATGAATAAGTTAGTCATTGTGCCATATGCTAATCCTTTTAGAGTATACCCGTTATCAGAAGACTATGAACAGTTTAAGTATCTTTTTGAAGTAAATGGAATTGATTGCTACATCATCAACACGGGGTTCTTCTTAGATAAAAAAATTACACCGTCTATTACGCTTGGAAGTATTGAAAGTATTGTAGACGCAACAGCAAAATTTGAATCTTTTGGGACTATTGAACATTTGAGTTATATGAAAATAGAGGGGTATGAACCAGATTTCGAAGATAAGGCCTATAAAGAACTAGTTCGTGAAAGATTACAAATGAGAGTTGATCATATTATAGAAATGAATGTAGAGGGTGGCTTGGATATTCTACCAAATGAAGTTTTAATAGCGATGAATAACACTATAAAAGATTAA